Within the Miscanthus floridulus cultivar M001 chromosome 2, ASM1932011v1, whole genome shotgun sequence genome, the region CTTGCACCTCGGGCGAATCAAAAGCTGACTTTCAAATTCTTTGGGCCTTTCCAGATTGAAGCTCAAGTGGGTACAGTCGCATATAAACTCAGCCTCCCATCTTCGTCATACATACACCCTATCTTTCATGTTTCGCAGCTCAAGCAAGCCCTTCCTGTCAAGTATCAAGCTGCTGAACTACCAACTGCATTGGAGGGTCATCAGATACCTGAACAAGTCCTCCAACGCCGGGTACTTTCCAAAGACTCCGCTGTTGTTTTGCAGGGATTGATCAAGTGGTCGAGTCTTACTCAGTCTCTGGCCACCTGGGTAGATTTGGAATCCTTGAAGCAACGATTTCCCAGAGCTCCTGCTTGGGGACAAGCAGGTTCCAAAGGAGGGGGGAGTGTTACGGCACCATCAGGCCTTACTGAAGATACTGAAGCCGGTCCAGTCACTGTGGCCCGTCCGACAACGAGTACCAGGCTGAGCACCCGCACCAAGATGCCAAGCGTTCGCGTTACTGGGCCGCAATGGGCCTAATCTCCAGGTGCTAGAGCAGCTGCGCTTCTGAGACAAGTCCCCGGCATCGCCGGTGTATCAATGATGAGAGATCGCCTGAGTCGAGGGGCATGTACCCACCTCCTCTGCTTACTCCTTCCCCAAGTCTAGTCTCTCATCTCGATCCTCAATTTTGTTCCGTTAACAGCTTCATGATTTGTTTATATCGACGGGAGTCGTTCATCTCGTGCGTCTGATCCACGAGCAGTTCGTTGCGTAATCATCGACGGCCTGCCCCTGCCCTGCAACAGCCGGCGGAACGGGACCTGCCCACTGTCGAGTCGACCCGGCCAACTAATCATTCTCTCGCCATCACCCACAAAATCCGTCGGCCGTAACAGTCGCCCCCTGTTGCGAGATCACGGCGAGGGATGGCGGGAGGGAAAAAGATCGAGCGGGCTGGGCGGCTCTCTATCATGTCACGCGGGAATATCACGGCGTTTCACGGGAGACAGCCGGAGATCGAGCAGAGTGAGACTGAGACTGAGACTGAGACTGAGACTGAGACGGCTTCCTACTGCCTTCTCCCGCAACGACCCGGAGACCTCCGATGGGGACGGGGCGGTCGCTTTCAAGCTTCCCGCATCGATCCAACATTTGGTTTGGTTTGATTTGATGACTCCTTACCCCTCTCCACGTTTGCAAATCGCCCGCGCTCTCTAAACCGTGTACGACATCACACAAGGATCGGATTAAAGTTTTACAAAGCTTAACACTAACCACAGGCCCACACGAGTTATCTAGCCACCTGACCACGGATCACCACAATAAGCACCGCCGCGTCGGCTGCTTTGGCCAGTCAAACCAACCACGGATCACCATAACAAGCAAGCAGCCAAGACGAGGGTCTCCGGTTCCGTCCGGCTCTGCGTAACGAAAGACAAAAAGTTTCATACGGCCACCAACAAGCGCAAGTCCGCAAGTGCGTGCGGTTACACGGGGGCGAGTCCACTGTGGCAGGGGGCCACGGGGCCTGAAAAAGGCGGGTGCGGGGCGCCACCCAACCGCTGCCGCGGGAGCGCCGCCACCGAACGCGCCCCGCCGGCCTCCCTTCCTCCCTCCCGCCCCAGGCGTCGCGACGCTCCCCCGAGAATCCAGCCCTTCCTATCTCCCCGTGGCGTTCCCTCCTCAAATAGGCCGCGCGGGATCACGATCCGCGCGAGCGGAGCCCGTGCAGCGGCGTCGAGGAGGGTTCGTCGGGTTGACTTGGGGCGCGGATGGGCTGGAGCGGGACCAGCGTGAGCGGCCGGCGGAGGTGGGCGCGGCGGTCCTGCCGgacgggaggaggcagaggaggagccgGTGGGGTTGTCAGGCGGACCGTCGCGGCGCCGGCGACCACTGCTCCGCGGGTTACCGAAGGTAACGGCTTGCTCTCCCCGAAATGAATCTCTGCGGCTTTTGCCTGTGTTTGTGATTCGTTTCAAACGGCTGGGGAATCGCGCGCTATTGTTTCCGGTTGATTTCGCTTGCTGTGCTACTTTCTTCCTTGCTTCCGTCTCCCTCCTCGCAGCGTAGTGGGTACTGCTTCCTTCCTTCCATGCGCCTCCCTCCTCGCAGCAGTGGTGGCGTGTCCTTTGTGCGGAAGCGAGGAGGTTGCCTAATTTGCTTGCATCGTTGGGTTACTTGTTTGTCTGTTATCATCAAGAAAACGTTAATTAGGGAACATCATGCTAGAGTTAGTGCGACGAAGCTTCTTGCCATTTATTTTCCACACACATGTTAATGTCTACATCCGAGAAATACTAACAGGGCAAAACATCCcaggagaaaaaaaataaaatcggATAACACAGTTTGACTGAAATAATTGTTAATTGGTCGTACCATGTGATTCATGAATTAATCTATTTCCTTTTAGAGACAAGAACTGCAACGGTGTATTTTCGAGTCTGTTTTTAATTGTTATGGCGGCAAGTGCATCATGTCTGAGTGGTAATCGTGCAATTTTAAGTTAAAAGTCTTAATGATTTGTAGTTGACCCGTTCTTGCTCTACTTCTgacttgtactcagggtttgctCATGTGGACAAGCAACGGCGTGTTCATGGAGTATTATCAGATTTCAGATGCAACAGTGGATCAACAGATCATGTAAGCTGTTCATATCCTCACTATTGATGTATCTATATTTCTATTAGTCCTTGAGTTTGTAATTGTTTTCCTGCTAATTCTTCTACAACTCAAATCTTTATTCTgctaaaatgttttttttttaatttcaccGTTCTTACAAAAAAAAACGATACAGCTTTCTTCGAATATTGGGGAATTCAAGCATAAGAGCTCCCACAGAACGTCTACATGCCCTCCTAGCATGCAGAGACTTGGAACAGAAATCAAACATGATGCTGCAAGGGGAGTTCAAGTAGATAAGACCTCCAATGATACAGGATTGTGTCATGCTAGCAACACTGTTTCAGGAATGCCCATTCGACCTAAATATTATCTCAGCAATCCCAACAACAATTTGAAGAATCCTCTGACTGTAAAGAGTTGTAGTGAGATCAGTGATTTCAGTTATCAACTGGTCAGAAGTGCTAAAAGGTCAGCTTCTCCAAAGATGGGTTTAACCAGCACAAACTGTTCCCTTTCTGAGAAAATGTCTTTGCTACGTCAACCACGGCATGGTGATAATCATCAGAACCAAAACTGTATCAGTGCTTTGAATCGAAGACACAAAATCGTGACTCCTAGAGGAGCAACTGACCTTCTAAATAAAGATAATGTTCATGAACACCTTAATTCCTCATTGGAAAGACATTCACAGGCTTTGTTAAATAATGCATTGATTCGAGAAAAGCAACTGTGCTGTTCAGATATACTCAATCAAAAAGGACCTGAACAGACATGGAGCTCCACTTACAGTGAATCTGAGAAGATATTATGCTTTTCCTCCAGTGACAGCATTGATGATCTGCAAGCATCGTCTTCAAGTGACACTAGTGATAGCTCCAACTTCTCATCTCTGGGTGTAATAGCTAGTGATCAATGGAATACGACCTTCAAGAAGGTATGTACTAAAATCTATGATTACTAATTTACTTGATATTGCAATTTGAAGATGCTTGTATGGTTTCTTGATTTTGTAGAATCAAAAAGATTGTTTAGATTTTTATCAGCACGGTATCTAGCCTTTTCTTCTTTCAAACTTAACCAAACGTAATTTAGTTATTGCTGTAGTACAACAGATGGACATGTTTATTTGGTTTGCTTTCCTTCAACATGCATGATAGGAAGGTTGAGCTCATGCTATCTTTGACAGGGATACTACCCTCATGCTGCATGCCTAGACTCTACATCTGTCATCTACGCTAAAGAGAGAGGTCAGGCTAGCCCAATATCTGTTCTTCAACCTCTATCTGaagattgttctgattctgaaaACATCAGGCGAGAGCTTGCGGATCCATATGGTTAGTGATTATGCCTTGGTACATATCTCTATGGCTATTCTGGACTTCTTACACTTTCTATTTTATGTTTTAATTCTGTGGTCTCCTTCGTTTAGATCTCCAACTGAGACTTGAGCTTGGCACATTTGCACCAACAGAGACTGCTGCGGAGGCAAGTAGCATTGTTGGAACTAGTGACTGTTTATCCTCTGAAGTGGAGCTGAGCGACGAGAAACCCATACAGCTGGTTGAGGATATTCTTGAAGGATTTGAAGATGATGAGGAAAGGGACTTCTCTTACTTGCTGGATATACTGATCGCTTCTGGAATTCATGGAACTGCCGAGGATCAAATGTACAGGGTGTGTCAGTCTCTCGACTACCCTGCTGGTGATGATGTATTCGAGAAGCTGGAAAAGAAGTACATAAAAGTTGTTCAGTGGTCAAGATCAGACAGGAAGCTTTTATTCGATATGGTCAACACAATACTATCACAAATCCTTGCCCCATGCTTGAACAGGCAACCTTGGGTCAATACTACTAGGAACTTGGCTCCACTTTGGGGCTCAGAGGGTCTCTTGGAGAAAGTCTTGCAGGTGCTAGTTCAGAGACGGGAACAACTTGCACCCAGTGAGACTAAGCCAGAGAAGAAAGGATTTGACACGAAGTGGCCAGATTTAGCAGACTGCATCGACAGGGCAGGAAGGGACATTGAGAGAATGATAAAAGATGATCTGTTGGAAGAGCTGGTCCTGGAGTTTCTGTGCAGTTAGGTTTCCACGGCCGTAGTAGGTTTTATTATAGCAGTACAGATACCTTGTtttttatttacttttttttagTCAGTTGTAATTGTTCCTTTGTTCTCTATCCCTACGATCAGTGTTCTTTTTTTCGTTCGTTATTAAAGCAGTGGTTGACAGGGTTTTTTTGGTCTAGTCGCCGTGCTTCCGGTGGTATTAGAGACGTGAGTTCTATTGGATTAAGGGATCTCTGTAGGAAAATTCTTTTCTACCTCGAAAAAAAGTACTCTTTGAAGTGAGGTTTGTAAGAACAGAAGTCTTTTCTGTCGAGTTTTGTCGGCTGTGAGCTTTTCAAGTCTGTAAATGAGGGCAAATTCTAGTCCCCAGAcatttgtatttgtatttgtgtTGTTCTCAAAAGGAAGAATAAGTGGCATGTCCTTTTGGTCTGTTTCTGAGTCGTTGTTCTCTGAATTTTGATATAGTATAGTACTAGCTAACAAACATTGTAACCTTCGTTGCCAACAGTGAGATCACAACAGGAGGCGTGAGAAATCACAGCAGGAACAAGAGAATTAATCTCGATAAACAGAGCAAATGTTATATTGGGGTAAAGTACCGTATAACATGGGGGAAAGGGCATCATATCATAGTATCATAGGTAGTACTCCCTCTGTCATGAAATATAAGAGATCCAAAATCCAAAATTGGTACCAAATTGTAAAAGATTCTAGGTGAACAAACACTCTActgcctgttcggctgggcttatacgatcgtatgcgatcgtggattataagctggaacaatatttttctcacatcaaaccaaccaaaccagccagcagtaaataatccatgatcgtttacgacgaaacgaacatgcTGCTAAAAGGCAACATCATATTCAAATACATACCTACCATTAATGTTGATCAGCAACTGTTCGCTTGACtgaaaagtattgttggctgatttgttgtgagagaaaaacattcttcctttgctgaaaaaatacggctgaTAAGACAAGAGACCAAGGAAACGGAATAGTTCAACGTCTAGCATGTATGCCGTGTACTCACTCACTAAACACGAGTCCACTTGAGAGACTTGCACACAGTACCAACTGGTCCCTCCCGTCTTAATTTAGAAAATTGAGGGAGTAGTTCACATTCAGTCACCATTGAAGGAAAACTAAATTTGAATGTAAGCGGTAAAGAACAAGTTAAAACGAAAAGTCAAATGATACACTACTCTATAGAATTGTATCCATGCTTCTCCCATGGCTCTCTATTTATACTAAAAATAGAGAAGTTGTATCAAACAAGATACATGGCATCCAATTAGTTGAGAGAGGGTCACCTCCCGACGTAAGAGCATCTCCGTCTCCGAGAGTTCCAAAAGAAGCTCCCAATCCTGAGTTTTTTAAAAGATTGAAAAAAATATATCTCCAACAGCTCTTAGAGGGTGTTTGAttccacggactaaattttagtccctgtcataTCGGATATTTGaacactaatttagagtattaaatatagaataATTACAAACTAACTGCGTAGATTGAGACtagtaatttgcgagacgaatctattaagttcATTATTTGACAACATTATACTACAGTAAACAACAtgataatgatggattaattaggtttaatagattcatcttgtaaattagtcgctgtctgtgtaattagttttataattaacttatgTTTAGTCCTCTAATTAACATCTGCTGAACGTCCGACGTCGCAGGACCGAATTTTAGTCTCGGCGACCAAACAAAAGTGCCGATCGCGCGGATAAATGCGCGCAGACTAGCGACTTTGGAAAACGCTGGCGCGGGTTTTTCTACGGCACGTTTCCTCCTCGCGCCGAATAGAatgagccgccgccgccacctcctctaGGTTCAGCAGCCGCCGCATGCCGGCGCGCGAGATGATCAGCATCCGGGGCCGCGGGCCGAGAACGCGGCAGCGCCAGCGTGCCATGCAAGAACAGCCCGAAGTCCACCATCGTCAGGGTTGCGCGGGTTGTGGGTCGGGTGAGGCGA harbors:
- the LOC136537717 gene encoding uncharacterized protein isoform X2 produces the protein MGWSGTSVSGRRRWARRSCRTGGGRGGAGGVVRRTVAAPATTAPRVTEGFAHVDKQRRVHGVLSDFRCNSGSTDHHKSSHRTSTCPPSMQRLGTEIKHDAARGVQVDKTSNDTGLCHASNTVSGMPIRPKYYLSNPNNNLKNPLTVKSCSEISDFSYQLVRSAKRSASPKMGLTSTNCSLSEKMSLLRQPRHGDNHQNQNCISALNRRHKIVTPRGATDLLNKDNVHEHLNSSLERHSQALLNNALIREKQLCCSDILNQKGPEQTWSSTYSESEKILCFSSSDSIDDLQASSSSDTSDSSNFSSLGVIASDQWNTTFKKGYYPHAACLDSTSVIYAKERGQASPISVLQPLSEDCSDSENIRRELADPYDLQLRLELGTFAPTETAAEASSIVGTSDCLSSEVELSDEKPIQLVEDILEGFEDDEERDFSYLLDILIASGIHGTAEDQMYRVCQSLDYPAGDDVFEKLEKKYIKVVQWSRSDRKLLFDMVNTILSQILAPCLNRQPWVNTTRNLAPLWGSEGLLEKVLQVLVQRREQLAPSETKPEKKGFDTKWPDLADCIDRAGRDIERMIKDDLLEELVLEFLCS
- the LOC136537717 gene encoding uncharacterized protein isoform X1 encodes the protein MGWSGTSVSGRRRWARRSCRTGGGRGGAGGVVRRTVAAPATTAPRVTEGFAHVDKQRRVHGVLSDFRCNSGSTDHLSSNIGEFKHKSSHRTSTCPPSMQRLGTEIKHDAARGVQVDKTSNDTGLCHASNTVSGMPIRPKYYLSNPNNNLKNPLTVKSCSEISDFSYQLVRSAKRSASPKMGLTSTNCSLSEKMSLLRQPRHGDNHQNQNCISALNRRHKIVTPRGATDLLNKDNVHEHLNSSLERHSQALLNNALIREKQLCCSDILNQKGPEQTWSSTYSESEKILCFSSSDSIDDLQASSSSDTSDSSNFSSLGVIASDQWNTTFKKGYYPHAACLDSTSVIYAKERGQASPISVLQPLSEDCSDSENIRRELADPYDLQLRLELGTFAPTETAAEASSIVGTSDCLSSEVELSDEKPIQLVEDILEGFEDDEERDFSYLLDILIASGIHGTAEDQMYRVCQSLDYPAGDDVFEKLEKKYIKVVQWSRSDRKLLFDMVNTILSQILAPCLNRQPWVNTTRNLAPLWGSEGLLEKVLQVLVQRREQLAPSETKPEKKGFDTKWPDLADCIDRAGRDIERMIKDDLLEELVLEFLCS